The following proteins are co-located in the Vidua macroura isolate BioBank_ID:100142 chromosome 1, ASM2450914v1, whole genome shotgun sequence genome:
- the LOC128810026 gene encoding swi5-dependent recombination DNA repair protein 1 homolog: MCAPQATLCPSDRTASGEPGGCEGQVGARAGGGTRRTLTCSELRPRRALQSRSPSAHSGPGGARQQHRALRPGPPTAPGPQTSPSDRALRPRLALRPRPQTGPSDRALRPRPAPPLPPTAPEAPGPGREGAQNSSKKEPTKWLLVSSHLPKSGS; encoded by the exons ATGTGTGCTCCACAAGCAACGCTCTGCCCCTCCGACAGGACAGCATCAGGTGAACCAGGCGGGTGTGAGGGCCAGgtgggagccagggctgggggtggcaccaGGCGCACCCTCACCTGCTCGGAGCtgcggccgcgccgcgccctgcagagcaggagccccTCCGCGCACagcgggcccggcggggcccggcAGCAGCACCGCGCCCTCCGACCGGGCCCTCCGACCGCGCCTGGCCCTCAGACCTCGCCCTCAGACCGGGCCCTCCGACCGCGCCTGGCCCTCAGACCTCGCCCTCAGACCGGGCCCTCCGACCGCGCCCTGAGACCGCGCCCGGCCCCACCGCTCCCTCCGACCGCGCCTGAagcgccggggccgggcagggagggagctcaGAATAGCTCGAAGAAGGAGCCTACGAAGTG GTTGCTGGTCTCTTCTCATCTGCCTAAATCTGGTTCTTGA